A region from the Takifugu rubripes chromosome 22, fTakRub1.2, whole genome shotgun sequence genome encodes:
- the LOC101061905 gene encoding cyclin-Y isoform X1, translating to MGNTASCCVSGSPKLRRNVHTRLDSYQQESDLSREETGCNLQHISDRENVDEMDLEYNPSDHPRATTIFLSKSQNDEMPHKSLREKRKSVFINNNGMLRRKHSSCSTIFLDDSTISQPHLKHTIKCVALAIYYHIKNRDTDGGMLMDIFDEKLHPLSKSALPPDYDQHDPEQRQIYRFIRTLFSAAQLTSECAIVTLVYLERLLTYAEICICPGSWRRIVLGSILLASKVWDDQAVWNVDYCQILKDMTVEDMNELERRFLELLQFNINVPSSVYAKYYFDLRSLSESNNLNVPLEPLSRDKAQRLEAISRLCDDKFKDIRRAARKRSGSVDNLCRGRWVPAILS from the exons ATGGGGAACACCGCCTCCTGCTGCGTCTCCGGCAGCCCGAAGCTACGCAGAAACGTCCACACCAGGCTGGACTCGTACCAGCAGGAGTCCGACCTGAGCCGAGAGGAGACGGGCTGCAACCTGCAGCACATCAGCGACCGGGAGAACGTGGACG AGATGGACCTGGAGTACAATCCCTCAGACCACCCTcgggccaccaccatcttcctCAGCAAGTCCCAGAATGACG agatgccTCATAAGAGCT TGCGAGAAAAGCGGAAAAGTGTCTTCATCAATAAT aacgggatgctgaggaggaaacacagctCTTGCTCCACCATTTTCCTGGATGACAGCACGATCAGCCAGCCTCACCTCAAACACACCATCAAATG CGTGGCTTTGGCCATCTACTACCACATCAAGAACAG GGACACAGATGGAGGCATGTTGATGGACATATTTGATGAGAAGCTCCATCCTCTTTCA AAGTCAGCGTTGCCGCCCGACTACGACCAGCACGACCCCGAGCAGAGGCAGATCTATCGCTTCATCAGGACGCTGTTCAGTGCCGCTCAGCTCACGTCTGAGTGTGCCATCGTCACGCTG GTCTACCTGGAGAGGCTCCTCACCTACGCAGAGATCTGCATCTGtccagggagctggaggaggatcgTCCTGGGCTCCATCCTGCTGGCCTCCAAAGTCTGGGACGATCAGGCCGTGTGGAACGTCGACTACTGCCAGATCCTGAAGGACATGACTGTAGAGGACAT GAACGAGCTGGAGCGCCgctttctggagctgctgcagttcaaCATCAACGTCCCGTCCAGCGTCTACGCCAAGTATTACTTTGACCTGCGCTCGCTGTCAGAGTCCAACAACCTGAATGTCCCTCTGGAGCCCCTCAGCAGGGACAAAGCCCAAAGACTGGAG GCTATTTCCAGACTCTGTGATGACAAGTTCAAGGACATCAGGAGAGCTGCAAGGAAGCGTTCAGGCAGCGTGGACAATCTCTGCCGGGGCCGGTGGGTTCCTGCCATCCTTTCCTAA
- the LOC101061905 gene encoding cyclin-Y isoform X2 encodes MGNTASCCVSGSPKLRRNVHTRLDSYQQESDLSREETGCNLQHISDRENVDEMDLEYNPSDHPRATTIFLSKSQNDVREKRKSVFINNNGMLRRKHSSCSTIFLDDSTISQPHLKHTIKCVALAIYYHIKNRDTDGGMLMDIFDEKLHPLSKSALPPDYDQHDPEQRQIYRFIRTLFSAAQLTSECAIVTLVYLERLLTYAEICICPGSWRRIVLGSILLASKVWDDQAVWNVDYCQILKDMTVEDMNELERRFLELLQFNINVPSSVYAKYYFDLRSLSESNNLNVPLEPLSRDKAQRLEAISRLCDDKFKDIRRAARKRSGSVDNLCRGRWVPAILS; translated from the exons ATGGGGAACACCGCCTCCTGCTGCGTCTCCGGCAGCCCGAAGCTACGCAGAAACGTCCACACCAGGCTGGACTCGTACCAGCAGGAGTCCGACCTGAGCCGAGAGGAGACGGGCTGCAACCTGCAGCACATCAGCGACCGGGAGAACGTGGACG AGATGGACCTGGAGTACAATCCCTCAGACCACCCTcgggccaccaccatcttcctCAGCAAGTCCCAGAATGACG TGCGAGAAAAGCGGAAAAGTGTCTTCATCAATAAT aacgggatgctgaggaggaaacacagctCTTGCTCCACCATTTTCCTGGATGACAGCACGATCAGCCAGCCTCACCTCAAACACACCATCAAATG CGTGGCTTTGGCCATCTACTACCACATCAAGAACAG GGACACAGATGGAGGCATGTTGATGGACATATTTGATGAGAAGCTCCATCCTCTTTCA AAGTCAGCGTTGCCGCCCGACTACGACCAGCACGACCCCGAGCAGAGGCAGATCTATCGCTTCATCAGGACGCTGTTCAGTGCCGCTCAGCTCACGTCTGAGTGTGCCATCGTCACGCTG GTCTACCTGGAGAGGCTCCTCACCTACGCAGAGATCTGCATCTGtccagggagctggaggaggatcgTCCTGGGCTCCATCCTGCTGGCCTCCAAAGTCTGGGACGATCAGGCCGTGTGGAACGTCGACTACTGCCAGATCCTGAAGGACATGACTGTAGAGGACAT GAACGAGCTGGAGCGCCgctttctggagctgctgcagttcaaCATCAACGTCCCGTCCAGCGTCTACGCCAAGTATTACTTTGACCTGCGCTCGCTGTCAGAGTCCAACAACCTGAATGTCCCTCTGGAGCCCCTCAGCAGGGACAAAGCCCAAAGACTGGAG GCTATTTCCAGACTCTGTGATGACAAGTTCAAGGACATCAGGAGAGCTGCAAGGAAGCGTTCAGGCAGCGTGGACAATCTCTGCCGGGGCCGGTGGGTTCCTGCCATCCTTTCCTAA
- the LOC105418168 gene encoding gap junction delta-4 protein-like isoform X1, which yields MGASDVLFITLSHSVSFLGKAWWTLMLALRLLLLLLAGFPLFSDEQERFVCNTIQPGCSNVCFDAFAPVSVFRLWLFHLILLALPHLLFATYVAHKVFAHPGPGGFYCAGSRGGSPVGLENRGSSRELSLLKSRVQEPRGPRFYCAYVLVVVLRILLEAAFGAGQFYLFGLSFPKSFLCYEAPCTSGVECYVSRRTEKSLMMSFMLGVSSLSVLLSLVDLMSSMKALVRWRSRREVLAEELIRGEQSSVLTATTMAEDGDKSPRSKNHPDSKDPQVDTPPTPRSTPAPSQDALNGHPRPPLSPRPDREPSSKLRAPAPVGGGDTGQHGPARTNSGQQSDSSDSQERRAWV from the exons ATGGGAGCCAGCGACGTTCTCTTCATCACGCTCAGCCACAGCGTCTCCTTCCTGG ggaAGGCCTGGTGGACCCTGATGCTGGCTCTccgcctgctcctgctgctgctggccggcTTCCCGCTCTTCAGCGACGAGCAGGAGCGCTTCGTCTGCAACACCATCCAGCCGGGCTGCTCCAACGTCTGCTTCGACGCCTTCGCTCCCGTGTCCGTCTTCCGCCTCTGGCTCTTCCACCTCATCCTTCTCGCCCTTCCCCACCTGCTCTTCGCCACCTACGTCGCGCACAAGGTCTTCGCGCACCCGGGTCCCGGAGGGTTCTACTGCGCCGGGAGCCGTGGAGGTTCCCCTGTCGGCCTGGAGAACCGCGGCTCGTCCAGAGAACTGTCCCTGCTCAAGAGCCGGGTCCAGGAGCCCAGAGGACCACGCTTCTACTGCGCATacgtgctggtggtggtgctcaGGATCCTTCTGGAGGCTGCTTTTGGAGCGGGCCAGTTCTACCTCTTTGGTCTGTCCTTTCCAAAGAGCTTCCTGTGCTACGAGGCCCCCTGCACCTCCGGGGTGGAATGCTACGTCTCCAGGCGCACGGAGAAGTCTTTAATGATGAGCTTCATGTTGGGCGTCTCCTCGCTCTCTGTCCTGCTGAGCTTGGTTGATCTGATGAGCTCCATGAAGGCgctggtgaggtggaggagcaggagggaggtgCTCGCGGAGGAGCTGATCAGAGGAGAACAAAGCAGCGTGTTGACGGCCACAACCATGGCTGAAGACGGAGATAAAAGCCCGCGATCAAAGAACCATCCTGACAGCAAAGATCCTCAGGTGGACACGCCTCCCACTCCCAGGAGCACCCCAGCACCGTCTCAGGATGCCCTCAACGGCCACCCCAGACCCCCGCTGTCCCCTCGGCCTGACAGAGAGCCATCATCAAAGCTGAGGGCCCCGgcaccagtgggggggggggacacgggTCAGCACGGTCCAGCCAGGACAAACTCAGGCCAACAGTCCGACAGCAGTGACTCTCAAGAACGGCGAGCCTGGGTGTGA
- the LOC105418168 gene encoding gap junction delta-4 protein-like isoform X2: MLALRLLLLLLAGFPLFSDEQERFVCNTIQPGCSNVCFDAFAPVSVFRLWLFHLILLALPHLLFATYVAHKVFAHPGPGGFYCAGSRGGSPVGLENRGSSRELSLLKSRVQEPRGPRFYCAYVLVVVLRILLEAAFGAGQFYLFGLSFPKSFLCYEAPCTSGVECYVSRRTEKSLMMSFMLGVSSLSVLLSLVDLMSSMKALVRWRSRREVLAEELIRGEQSSVLTATTMAEDGDKSPRSKNHPDSKDPQVDTPPTPRSTPAPSQDALNGHPRPPLSPRPDREPSSKLRAPAPVGGGDTGQHGPARTNSGQQSDSSDSQERRAWV; encoded by the coding sequence ATGCTGGCTCTccgcctgctcctgctgctgctggccggcTTCCCGCTCTTCAGCGACGAGCAGGAGCGCTTCGTCTGCAACACCATCCAGCCGGGCTGCTCCAACGTCTGCTTCGACGCCTTCGCTCCCGTGTCCGTCTTCCGCCTCTGGCTCTTCCACCTCATCCTTCTCGCCCTTCCCCACCTGCTCTTCGCCACCTACGTCGCGCACAAGGTCTTCGCGCACCCGGGTCCCGGAGGGTTCTACTGCGCCGGGAGCCGTGGAGGTTCCCCTGTCGGCCTGGAGAACCGCGGCTCGTCCAGAGAACTGTCCCTGCTCAAGAGCCGGGTCCAGGAGCCCAGAGGACCACGCTTCTACTGCGCATacgtgctggtggtggtgctcaGGATCCTTCTGGAGGCTGCTTTTGGAGCGGGCCAGTTCTACCTCTTTGGTCTGTCCTTTCCAAAGAGCTTCCTGTGCTACGAGGCCCCCTGCACCTCCGGGGTGGAATGCTACGTCTCCAGGCGCACGGAGAAGTCTTTAATGATGAGCTTCATGTTGGGCGTCTCCTCGCTCTCTGTCCTGCTGAGCTTGGTTGATCTGATGAGCTCCATGAAGGCgctggtgaggtggaggagcaggagggaggtgCTCGCGGAGGAGCTGATCAGAGGAGAACAAAGCAGCGTGTTGACGGCCACAACCATGGCTGAAGACGGAGATAAAAGCCCGCGATCAAAGAACCATCCTGACAGCAAAGATCCTCAGGTGGACACGCCTCCCACTCCCAGGAGCACCCCAGCACCGTCTCAGGATGCCCTCAACGGCCACCCCAGACCCCCGCTGTCCCCTCGGCCTGACAGAGAGCCATCATCAAAGCTGAGGGCCCCGgcaccagtgggggggggggacacgggTCAGCACGGTCCAGCCAGGACAAACTCAGGCCAACAGTCCGACAGCAGTGACTCTCAAGAACGGCGAGCCTGGGTGTGA